Genomic segment of Chloroflexota bacterium:
CTCGCCGCGGGTGTCCAGCACGATGGGGAACGTCAGGTTGTACTCTTCCAGGAAGCGCTGCACCTGGGGGCGAGCTTCCATCTGATTGACCCCCAGAACGACCACGCCGTCCTCGCGGTGATCGCGATAGATCTTCTCCAGCGCGGGCATCTCCTCCTTGCAAGGGGGACACCAGGTGGCCCAGAAGTTCAGGATCACGGCCTTCCCTTGCAGGTCACGGAGGGACATGGGCTGTCCGTCCATCCCCTCCAGCGTGAAATCCGGGGCCAGGAATCCCACTCT
This window contains:
- a CDS encoding TlpA family protein disulfide reductase — encoded protein: MQTTETSASIRSQARWILLALVALIGLLWIQTNRVQSAETPLGRGARVGFLAPDFTLEGMDGQPMSLRDLQGKAVILNFWATWCPPCKEEMPALEKIYRDHREDGVVVLGVNQMEARPQVQRFLEEYNLTFPIVLDTRGEVGRLYRVRAYPTTYFIDARGVIRDMVIGGPMSEALLRSKVDALLGR